A part of Streptococcus porcinus genomic DNA contains:
- a CDS encoding YSIRK signal domain/LPXTG anchor domain surface protein — MKENKRMKYYLRKSAYGLAAVSVAVLAGGSVVSAHEVSNDPSPVVAKENSEKNEEAKKEETLESAKEKSKKVEKVDKEVQLETAKKDALEELEALGASSLIKKIADSAKTIEGLEEFLKQTLPSLRAIHKDKLEEELKREVAEEHPEILENEEEGKVENTEDKNSESEAVQPEKPETEVETTDSDTENSGETTEPHTEEMVESLTKDTTETVDNEKEQEKAKQNEVAQETNRPQETKRIAESAAPQAMPRSDKASHYASTLPVTGEDNSPILTAIAMSVIAASGMVAYGTKRKKQ, encoded by the coding sequence ATGAAAGAAAATAAGCGTATGAAATACTACCTCAGAAAATCTGCCTACGGTTTAGCAGCTGTTTCTGTGGCTGTCTTAGCAGGGGGAAGCGTTGTATCAGCGCATGAAGTAAGTAACGATCCATCACCAGTAGTGGCAAAAGAAAATTCTGAAAAAAATGAAGAAGCCAAAAAAGAAGAGACATTAGAATCTGCTAAAGAAAAGTCGAAAAAGGTTGAAAAAGTTGATAAAGAGGTTCAATTAGAAACTGCTAAAAAGGACGCTTTAGAGGAGTTAGAAGCATTAGGAGCTAGTAGTTTAATAAAAAAAATAGCAGATTCTGCAAAAACAATTGAAGGTCTAGAAGAATTCTTGAAGCAAACGCTACCAAGTTTAAGAGCAATCCACAAAGATAAGTTAGAAGAAGAACTTAAACGCGAAGTAGCCGAAGAACATCCTGAAATTCTTGAAAATGAGGAAGAAGGAAAAGTTGAAAATACGGAAGATAAGAATTCGGAAAGTGAAGCTGTTCAACCAGAAAAACCAGAAACAGAAGTAGAGACAACTGATTCCGATACAGAAAACTCAGGAGAAACAACTGAGCCACATACAGAAGAAATGGTTGAATCACTTACAAAAGATACAACCGAAACAGTTGATAACGAAAAAGAACAAGAAAAAGCAAAACAAAACGAGGTGGCTCAAGAAACAAATCGTCCACAAGAAACAAAGAGAATTGCGGAAAGTGCGGCACCACAAGCAATGCCACGATCAGATAAAGCATCTCATTACGCATCAACTTTACCTGTAACTGGTGAAGATAACAGCCCAATCTTAACAGCAATTGCAATGTCTGTTATAGCAGCTTCAGGTATGGTAGCATACGGTACAAAACGTAAAAAACAGTAA
- the nusG gene encoding transcription termination/antitermination protein NusG, whose translation MLDSFDKGWFVLQTYSGYENKVKENLLQRAQTYNMLDNILRVEIPTQTVNIEKNGQTKEVEENRFPGYVLVEMVMTDEAWFVVRNTPNVTGFVGSHGNRSKPTPLLEEEIRSILLSMGQTIDVFDTNIKEGDVVQIIDGAFMGQEGRVVEIENNKVKLTLNMFGSETIAEVELYQIAELQ comes from the coding sequence ATGTTAGACTCATTTGATAAGGGTTGGTTTGTGCTTCAAACTTATTCTGGTTATGAAAATAAAGTGAAAGAAAACCTCTTGCAACGTGCTCAAACCTACAATATGTTAGACAATATTCTACGTGTTGAGATTCCTACACAAACAGTGAATATTGAAAAAAATGGTCAAACCAAAGAAGTTGAAGAAAATCGCTTCCCTGGATACGTTTTAGTGGAAATGGTTATGACGGATGAAGCTTGGTTTGTTGTTCGTAATACGCCAAATGTTACAGGATTTGTTGGTTCTCACGGGAACCGTTCAAAACCAACCCCGTTACTTGAAGAAGAGATTCGTTCAATCCTCCTTTCAATGGGACAAACGATTGATGTCTTCGACACTAATATCAAAGAAGGTGATGTTGTTCAAATCATTGATGGGGCCTTCATGGGACAAGAAGGTCGAGTTGTTGAGATTGAGAACAATAAGGTTAAATTAACGCTTAATATGTTTGGTTCTGAAACCATTGCCGAAGTTGAGCTATATCAGATTGCAGAGTTGCAATAA
- the secE gene encoding preprotein translocase subunit SecE yields MGFISGIFTLLKDTTWPNRKQRWKDFIAVLEYTAFFTIIIFIFDHLLSKGILSIITYFN; encoded by the coding sequence ATGGGATTTATCAGTGGTATTTTTACATTATTGAAAGATACAACCTGGCCAAATAGAAAACAACGTTGGAAAGATTTTATTGCAGTACTTGAATACACTGCATTCTTTACTATTATTATTTTCATTTTTGACCACCTATTATCTAAAGGTATCTTATCAATAATTACCTATTTTAACTAA
- the rpmG gene encoding 50S ribosomal protein L33 — translation MAQKKASLACVECGSRNYSIGVSSTPKATRLEVNKFCKHCKKYTLHKETR, via the coding sequence ATGGCACAGAAAAAAGCAAGCCTAGCCTGTGTCGAGTGTGGGAGCCGAAACTATTCAATTGGGGTTAGTAGTACGCCTAAAGCGACACGACTAGAAGTAAATAAATTTTGTAAACATTGTAAAAAGTATACGTTACATAAAGAAACACGTTAG
- the pbp2a gene encoding penicillin-binding protein PBP2A, whose translation MTLLELLEKKFLPKKYAEKQKEREAYKISDGLTEESQTASQGELAKASFHRRRGLSGNSQKQEPAWKQKLEAILPSPRNPIRRFWRRYHIGKIFLIVIGTLVLAIGSYLFYLSKTAKVSDLQNALKATTVIYDNKAEYAGSLSGQKGTYVELDAISDNLENAVIATEDRTFYENNGINLSRFLLAVATAGHFGGGSTITQQLAKNAYLSQDQTIKRKAREFFLALELTKKYSKKEILTMYLNNSYFGNGIWGVEDASRKYFGTSAANLTLDEAATLAGMLKGPEIYNPLYSIKNATNRRDTVLSVMVDAGKITKQQAQEAKSIGIGNRLADTYVGKSDDYKYPSYFDAVINEAISTYGISEKDLVNNGYKIYTELDQNYQTGMQTTFNTANLFPVSAYDGTSAQGASVALDPKTGGVRGLVGRVNADGKQEFRSFNYATQAKRSPASSIKPLIVYAPAIASGWSIDKLLPNTVRDFGDYKPHNYGNYESEDVPMYQALANSYNIPAVATVKDLGIDKAIAYGKKFGLDMPSSSKELGIALGGSITTNPLEMAQAYSAFANNGVMHKAHFITKIETASGKVVKEHSDQSKRVIGQSVADKMTSMMLGTFSNGSAVNANVYGYTLAGKTGTTETDFNPDLSGDQWVIGYTPDVVISQWIGFNKTDEHHYLSDSSAGTASAIFSTQASYILPYTKGSQFKVDNAYAANGISAVYGINETSTETAQDSHDIIDNLRKSAEDASKSISDAVNNYGLKEKAKSIWDGIVDYFR comes from the coding sequence ATGACACTTTTAGAATTACTTGAAAAGAAGTTTTTACCCAAAAAATATGCGGAAAAACAAAAAGAACGAGAAGCCTACAAAATTTCTGATGGTTTAACTGAAGAATCTCAGACAGCTAGCCAAGGAGAGTTAGCAAAAGCCTCCTTTCACAGGAGGCGGGGGCTCTCAGGGAACTCACAAAAACAAGAGCCTGCTTGGAAGCAGAAGTTGGAGGCTATCTTGCCCTCTCCTCGAAATCCAATTAGGCGTTTTTGGCGTCGGTATCATATTGGAAAAATTTTCCTGATTGTCATTGGGACGCTTGTTTTAGCGATAGGATCATATCTTTTTTACTTATCCAAGACGGCCAAGGTTTCAGATTTACAGAATGCATTAAAGGCAACAACTGTTATTTATGACAATAAAGCAGAGTATGCAGGAAGTTTATCAGGTCAAAAAGGAACTTATGTAGAGTTGGATGCTATTTCTGACAATCTTGAGAATGCTGTTATTGCAACTGAGGATCGCACTTTTTATGAAAATAACGGTATTAACCTTAGCCGTTTCTTACTGGCAGTTGCTACTGCGGGACATTTTGGTGGTGGCTCAACAATTACGCAACAATTAGCAAAGAATGCTTATCTTTCCCAAGATCAAACAATTAAACGTAAAGCGCGTGAATTTTTCTTAGCTTTAGAATTAACCAAAAAGTACAGTAAAAAAGAAATTTTAACCATGTACCTCAATAATTCTTACTTTGGGAATGGGATTTGGGGTGTCGAAGACGCCAGTCGAAAGTACTTTGGAACAAGCGCAGCGAATTTGACGTTAGATGAGGCGGCCACTTTGGCAGGAATGCTGAAGGGTCCAGAAATTTATAATCCTCTTTATTCTATTAAGAATGCGACTAATCGGCGAGATACCGTTTTATCTGTCATGGTTGATGCTGGTAAGATTACCAAGCAACAGGCCCAAGAAGCTAAGTCTATTGGTATTGGTAATCGTTTAGCAGACACTTATGTTGGCAAATCAGATGACTATAAATACCCATCCTATTTTGATGCAGTTATTAATGAAGCTATCTCTACTTATGGTATTTCAGAAAAGGACTTGGTTAATAATGGTTATAAAATTTACACTGAATTAGACCAGAATTACCAAACAGGTATGCAAACGACTTTCAATACGGCTAATCTTTTTCCTGTTTCCGCTTACGATGGGACAAGTGCTCAAGGCGCTAGTGTTGCGTTAGACCCTAAAACTGGCGGTGTTCGTGGACTTGTAGGAAGGGTTAATGCTGATGGTAAGCAAGAGTTTCGTAGTTTCAACTATGCTACACAAGCAAAACGTAGCCCAGCTTCTTCCATTAAACCGTTGATTGTCTACGCCCCTGCCATAGCTTCTGGTTGGTCTATAGATAAGCTCTTACCAAATACAGTTCGTGATTTTGGTGACTATAAACCTCATAACTATGGAAATTATGAGTCGGAAGATGTGCCAATGTATCAAGCCTTAGCTAATTCTTATAATATCCCAGCTGTTGCAACGGTTAAGGATTTGGGGATTGATAAGGCCATAGCTTATGGTAAAAAATTTGGCTTAGATATGCCTTCTTCTAGTAAAGAATTAGGAATTGCTTTAGGTGGTAGTATTACGACGAATCCACTTGAAATGGCTCAGGCTTATTCGGCATTTGCTAATAATGGAGTGATGCACAAAGCTCACTTTATTACTAAAATTGAAACTGCAAGCGGGAAAGTTGTCAAAGAGCACTCGGATCAATCCAAACGTGTCATTGGTCAATCTGTTGCTGATAAGATGACCAGTATGATGTTGGGAACGTTTTCAAACGGCTCTGCTGTTAATGCTAATGTCTATGGCTATACCTTAGCTGGTAAGACAGGGACCACAGAAACAGATTTTAATCCAGATTTATCAGGTGACCAATGGGTTATTGGGTATACCCCAGACGTTGTTATTAGTCAGTGGATAGGCTTTAATAAGACAGATGAGCATCATTATTTATCAGACTCGAGCGCCGGAACAGCCTCAGCAATCTTTAGTACGCAGGCCTCTTATATTTTACCTTATACTAAAGGTAGTCAGTTTAAGGTCGATAACGCCTATGCTGCCAATGGTATTTCGGCGGTCTATGGAATAAATGAAACAAGTACTGAAACTGCTCAAGATTCTCATGATATTATCGATAATCTTAGAAAATCAGCTGAAGATGCTTCAAAATCAATTTCTGATGCAGTCAATAACTATGGCTTAAAAGAGAAAGCAAAAAGTATATGGGATGGGATTGTTGACTATTTTAGATAG
- a CDS encoding RidA family protein, whose product MKTIRRYDVNEESAHTGLVEAGDFYFLNFCTGNVGQPIEDQINGAFDEMERRLGLVGLSLEAVVKMDCLFRDVWNLPILEKVIKERFNGKYPARKSIQTEFAQDGGPEGLLFQVDGIAYSKPVQTGSN is encoded by the coding sequence ATGAAAACTATTAGACGTTACGATGTAAATGAAGAATCTGCTCACACAGGGCTTGTGGAAGCAGGTGATTTTTATTTTTTGAATTTTTGCACTGGAAATGTCGGACAACCAATTGAAGACCAGATTAATGGTGCTTTCGATGAAATGGAACGACGTCTCGGATTGGTTGGTTTAAGTTTAGAAGCAGTTGTTAAAATGGATTGTCTGTTTCGTGATGTCTGGAATCTTCCAATTTTAGAAAAAGTGATAAAAGAGCGATTTAATGGCAAATACCCAGCTCGTAAATCTATTCAAACAGAGTTTGCTCAAGATGGAGGGCCTGAGGGTTTGCTCTTCCAAGTTGATGGAATTGCCTATTCTAAACCTGTTCAAACTGGTTCAAACTAG
- a CDS encoding RluA family pseudouridine synthase produces MKIQTNSLESFTVTFINPYSQMTVKELLETKLLIPRKIRHFLRTKKHVLVNQQLVTWQDLVTKGDEISLNFDSDDYPQKRIPFGNPDLVECLYQDSHLIVVNKSEGMKTHGNEPNELALLNHVSAFVGQTCYIIHRLDMETSGAIIFAKNPFILPIMNRLLENREIGRNYWALIDGIIENKDTTLRFPIGRHRHDRRKRVVDLKNGQKAITHVKRLKAYRPKFSLVDCSLKTGRTHQIRVHLSHIGHPIIGDPLYHQQTTSQRLMLHAHQLYFKHPLTLETIVIDAKSETFEKGLP; encoded by the coding sequence ATGAAAATCCAAACAAATAGTCTCGAGAGCTTTACAGTCACTTTTATCAACCCTTACTCACAAATGACTGTGAAAGAATTATTAGAAACTAAACTATTAATCCCTCGAAAAATCCGCCATTTTTTAAGGACGAAGAAGCATGTCCTAGTTAACCAGCAATTGGTAACTTGGCAGGATTTGGTTACAAAAGGTGATGAAATCAGTTTAAATTTTGATTCGGATGATTATCCTCAAAAAAGAATTCCTTTTGGCAACCCAGACTTAGTGGAGTGCCTTTATCAAGATTCTCACCTTATTGTGGTTAATAAATCCGAGGGAATGAAGACTCACGGAAACGAACCAAATGAACTAGCTCTTCTCAACCATGTCTCCGCTTTTGTAGGTCAAACCTGCTACATTATTCATCGTTTAGATATGGAAACAAGTGGAGCTATTATCTTTGCCAAGAACCCATTTATTCTTCCCATTATGAATCGCTTACTTGAGAATCGTGAAATTGGCAGGAACTACTGGGCTTTGATTGATGGGATAATTGAGAACAAGGATACAACCCTACGGTTTCCAATCGGGCGCCATCGCCACGACCGAAGAAAACGAGTAGTTGATTTAAAGAATGGTCAAAAAGCCATAACGCATGTAAAACGGTTAAAAGCTTATAGGCCTAAATTCAGTTTAGTTGATTGCTCCTTAAAGACTGGTCGAACGCACCAGATTCGAGTTCACTTATCACATATTGGCCATCCTATTATCGGTGATCCTTTATATCATCAACAAACTACCTCACAGCGCCTCATGTTACATGCTCATCAACTCTATTTCAAACATCCGCTAACACTTGAAACAATTGTGATTGATGCCAAGTCAGAAACCTTTGAAAAAGGACTCCCTTAG
- a CDS encoding zinc ribbon domain-containing protein, with amino-acid sequence MKQFFKKKWIKISFSLLGLLFLGVIAFGSFYYSKANVINRYAKARSLSTGSVFENIKEYLIWSDTNEKITNDEANFAHFTRLKKSEIDQVKKHLSEADTSDSIYLKAKGRHFGIFPAYYIAMKPMSLTIKTNLPNEDILLNQKMVAHSDSDHFSTELKRLPIADYKASINGNYKGRKVVISKKYDGKNQILDLSVTFKNFTVSSNLVDGDLYFDDSRIGSLKDGIYDVKDYPVTHSAQAYVKKTFPDGELTSKKVRLDDIREDSSITLDVDNLLAKDKAGQYLLSAFDQLMIYTSTRQDSTKLNDVFENGANNSFYKGLKESIKAKLETDKRKASSFAIPNVVLSGLTQVGKEAYLIDFIANYDYTYNKDTDPTKGSSGHILQDITGKMTLKKSGDKYIVSEAGDKNITVTSEKNQIKAPSPLPEGMAGIWKGTKDDVTYTMIIDEDGTITRKTTYKDPKRKEETSSAKISKAEEKSPGDYRLSFSSGTGEIVIIGGGIGGMNIKYEYGFHLDGDRLTSIIWQTGLDKEFDYSKTASGLTLTRQ; translated from the coding sequence ATGAAACAATTTTTTAAAAAGAAATGGATCAAAATTAGCTTTAGCTTACTAGGTTTACTGTTTTTAGGTGTTATCGCTTTTGGTAGTTTCTATTATTCAAAAGCTAATGTCATCAATCGTTACGCGAAAGCAAGGAGTCTCTCAACAGGTTCTGTATTTGAGAATATTAAAGAGTATCTAATTTGGTCAGATACCAATGAAAAGATCACTAATGATGAGGCAAATTTTGCTCATTTTACTCGTCTGAAGAAGTCAGAAATCGATCAGGTTAAAAAGCATCTAAGTGAGGCAGACACATCTGATTCTATATACCTTAAGGCAAAGGGTCGCCATTTTGGTATTTTCCCTGCCTATTATATCGCTATGAAACCAATGTCTTTGACTATAAAAACGAATCTTCCTAATGAAGATATTTTATTAAACCAGAAAATGGTAGCACATTCTGATTCTGACCACTTTTCGACAGAATTAAAACGACTGCCGATTGCTGATTATAAAGCTAGTATCAATGGCAACTATAAGGGAAGAAAAGTTGTTATTAGTAAAAAATATGATGGGAAAAATCAGATTTTAGATTTATCGGTAACGTTTAAGAATTTCACCGTTAGCAGTAATTTAGTTGATGGCGATTTATATTTTGACGATAGTCGGATTGGTAGCTTGAAAGATGGCATTTACGATGTTAAAGATTACCCAGTGACCCATTCTGCGCAAGCTTATGTAAAAAAGACTTTTCCGGATGGAGAACTAACCTCTAAAAAAGTTAGACTGGATGATATTCGAGAAGATTCAAGCATCACCTTAGATGTGGACAATTTATTAGCTAAAGATAAAGCTGGACAATATTTACTATCAGCTTTTGATCAATTGATGATCTATACAAGTACTCGTCAGGACTCAACGAAACTGAATGATGTTTTTGAAAACGGTGCTAACAATAGCTTTTATAAAGGATTGAAAGAAAGTATTAAAGCTAAGCTTGAAACAGACAAGCGTAAGGCTTCTAGTTTTGCTATTCCAAATGTAGTTTTAAGTGGTTTGACTCAAGTTGGAAAAGAGGCATATCTAATTGATTTTATTGCAAATTATGACTATACCTATAACAAGGATACAGATCCTACGAAGGGATCTTCAGGTCACATTCTTCAAGATATCACTGGTAAAATGACCTTGAAAAAATCAGGGGATAAGTATATCGTTAGTGAAGCTGGTGATAAAAACATTACAGTAACTAGTGAGAAAAATCAAATTAAAGCACCTTCGCCTTTACCAGAAGGTATGGCTGGTATTTGGAAAGGTACTAAGGATGATGTTACTTATACTATGATTATTGATGAGGATGGTACTATAACGCGTAAAACTACCTATAAAGATCCTAAGAGAAAAGAAGAAACATCAAGTGCTAAGATTAGCAAGGCTGAAGAAAAATCTCCAGGTGACTATCGCTTAAGCTTCTCCTCTGGAACTGGTGAAATTGTGATTATCGGAGGAGGGATTGGTGGTATGAACATAAAATACGAATATGGTTTCCATCTTGATGGTGATCGTTTAACATCAATTATATGGCAAACCGGTTTGGATAAAGAGTTTGACTACAGTAAAACGGCTTCTGGTTTAACGCTAACACGTCAATAA
- a CDS encoding C69 family dipeptidase produces the protein MNTKKFTLTAATFLAALGCYSSVDACTGFIIGKDLTRDGSTLYGRTEDLEPNHNKTFIVRDAKDHKKGEMWKDKANGFEYPLPSHSFKYTAVPDVTPEQGVFDEAGFSEHGVSMSATVSASANDKILKKDPYVKNGLAESSMASVILPSVKTAKEGVQLIAKIVKEKGAAEGNIVTIADKDGVWYMEILSGHQYVAIKFPNDKFAVFPNTFYLGHVNFDDKENTIASADVKKVAKEAGSYKEVDGQFHIARSYNPKMDDANRSRSYSGIKSLDPDSKVTYKDDNFELLQSTAKKFTLEDAIKLQRNRFEGLDLKPLDQMELDGKGKPKSKEAVKGYAYPISNPNVMEAHIFQLKHDIPAEMGGGVMWLSIGSPRNAPYLPYLGNINQTYKAYHENSTKYNKDSWYWTVSHINDMVAANPKKFGTEVIDEMKKLEKTWMVEQETTDKEVSKLITSNPKAAQEKANQDSMNRAEKTFKRLKEIESKLEKESPKSRDNKVKK, from the coding sequence ATGAACACAAAAAAATTCACTCTCACAGCGGCAACATTTTTAGCTGCTCTTGGTTGTTATTCATCTGTTGACGCTTGTACAGGATTCATCATTGGTAAAGACTTAACAAGAGACGGTTCAACTCTTTACGGCCGAACAGAGGATTTAGAGCCAAACCATAACAAGACGTTTATTGTCAGAGATGCAAAAGATCACAAAAAAGGAGAGATGTGGAAGGACAAAGCTAATGGATTTGAATACCCACTACCGAGTCATTCCTTTAAGTATACAGCTGTTCCTGACGTTACCCCAGAACAAGGAGTCTTTGATGAAGCTGGCTTTAGCGAGCACGGTGTCTCTATGTCTGCCACAGTCTCCGCTTCTGCAAACGACAAGATTTTAAAAAAAGATCCCTATGTTAAAAATGGTTTAGCAGAGTCTTCAATGGCCTCCGTCATTCTCCCTAGCGTAAAAACAGCTAAAGAAGGAGTCCAGCTCATCGCAAAAATCGTTAAAGAAAAAGGGGCAGCTGAAGGTAATATCGTTACTATCGCTGATAAAGATGGCGTTTGGTATATGGAAATTCTGTCAGGGCACCAATATGTAGCCATTAAATTTCCAAACGATAAATTTGCTGTCTTTCCAAATACTTTCTACCTAGGCCATGTCAATTTCGACGATAAAGAAAACACTATTGCATCTGCTGATGTTAAAAAGGTTGCAAAGGAAGCTGGATCCTATAAAGAGGTGGACGGACAGTTCCATATCGCACGATCCTACAACCCCAAAATGGATGATGCCAACCGATCACGCTCGTACTCAGGTATTAAATCTCTAGACCCTGATTCTAAGGTCACTTATAAAGATGATAATTTTGAATTATTACAAAGTACTGCTAAAAAATTCACCTTAGAAGATGCTATTAAATTACAACGTAATCGCTTTGAAGGTCTAGACTTAAAACCTCTGGATCAAATGGAACTAGATGGTAAAGGAAAACCTAAATCAAAAGAAGCAGTAAAAGGTTACGCCTATCCCATTTCAAATCCAAATGTGATGGAAGCACATATTTTCCAACTTAAGCATGACATTCCTGCTGAAATGGGGGGTGGTGTCATGTGGCTATCTATTGGAAGTCCAAGAAATGCTCCATATTTACCTTATCTAGGTAACATCAACCAAACTTACAAAGCATATCATGAAAACAGTACTAAATATAACAAAGACTCTTGGTATTGGACTGTATCACATATTAATGATATGGTTGCTGCTAATCCTAAGAAATTTGGCACTGAAGTTATTGACGAGATGAAAAAGCTCGAAAAAACCTGGATGGTAGAGCAAGAAACAACAGATAAAGAAGTTTCCAAATTAATTACAAGCAATCCTAAAGCTGCTCAAGAAAAAGCCAACCAAGACTCTATGAATCGTGCTGAAAAGACTTTTAAACGTCTTAAAGAAATTGAATCTAAGCTCGAAAAAGAAAGCCCTAAAAGTAGAGATAATAAAGTAAAAAAATAA